The nucleotide sequence GTCCGCGCGCCAGTTTCGCCCGTACTTGGGCATTTTCCTTCGCCCCGCAGTTCGTTTACAATCTGCTCAATAAGCGGCAGCTGCACATGCTCCGGCATGGGAATCAGGTATTCGTCAGAGCCGGTTTCGGTATCGACCTGGATTCGGAAATTTTCAAAAAACGAGAACGTAATTTTACCCCTGGAGCCAATCAGTTGGGTCTGCTCGATCCGCTGCTCATTATTGACCGTAAAACACCAGCTTCCTGTACCGAGTACGCCCGACTCAAATTCGAAATTAGCCACGACGATATCATCTGCGGCATACAAGTCAGCCTGATTTCGGGAGATTCCCCGGGCGGTCTTGATTGGTCCGAGGATAAACTGCAGAAAATCGAACTGGTGAGAAGCGTAATCGTGGAATAGACCCCCGCCCGAAACAACCGGCAACACACGCCAGTTGGGCTGTGGGCTTTTACCAAGTTCCCGGTCTGCCGGTTGCCAGTTCATCTGAACGTGAACGTAGCGAATGTCGCCAATAACAT is from Spirosoma taeanense and encodes:
- a CDS encoding Gfo/Idh/MocA family protein → MDQLKWGIIGCGDVTEVKSGPAFGKVPHSSLVAVMRRDAEKAADYAQRHQVPTWYDDADALINDPEVNAVYIATPPDSHADYAIRALRAGKPVYVEKPMAMNATECEAMNRVSRETGVPLFVAFYRRALPYFLKVKELVDQHVIGDIRYVHVQMNWQPADRELGKSPQPNWRVLPVVSGGGLFHDYASHQFDFLQFILGPIKTARGISRNQADLYAADDIVVANFEFESGVLGTGSWCFTVNNEQRIEQTQLIGSRGKITFSFFENFRIQVDTETGSDEYLIPMPEHVQLPLIEQIVNELRGEGKCPSTGETGARTSAILDQITAH